A section of the Pseudanabaena mucicola str. Chao 1806 genome encodes:
- a CDS encoding DUF2283 domain-containing protein translates to MKIHYFADTDTLFIELSDRPSARTEEINELVTVDFDTEEKLVGITIESARNQVDLNSINILTNLELKTLQPA, encoded by the coding sequence ATGAAAATCCATTACTTTGCAGACACAGATACACTCTTTATCGAACTAAGTGATCGCCCTAGTGCCAGAACCGAAGAAATTAACGAATTAGTAACCGTAGACTTTGACACAGAGGAAAAATTAGTGGGAATTACCATTGAGTCAGCACGAAATCAAGTAGATCTCAATTCAATTAATATTTTGACCAACCTAGAACTTAAAACCCTGCAACCCGCTTAA
- a CDS encoding formylglycine-generating enzyme family protein yields the protein MWNRLRFYDVLENEYQWRQFLNGKVVSDKFGKLLDQMTAYRVKERPSSVTEILLDLGIGEKASNPANNSGVYSFKAEELNGVNRVTVSYANQKKQATKTTPSVSEFKFTYVKARLVSSGFLGLGTRVELEHQHGKTEYIRENLGSGVTIDLVRIPAGKFMMGSKEEAQQQPIHEVTLQEFWMGKYVITQKQWQVVMGSNPAKFKGENLPVEKVSWDDAMEFCERVSKKIGKKMRLPTEAEWEYACRAGTTTLFHFGEAITEDLVNYNKQFSGKTLDVEAFYPNQWGLYQMHGNVWEWCLDDWHDDYNTKPSHLKQNGNNPWRDANTNKKNNRSYVLRGGSWANTVFGCLSTSRSRIDEFDWCGSAGFRVVI from the coding sequence ATGTGGAACCGTTTACGCTTCTATGACGTTTTGGAGAATGAATATCAATGGCGACAGTTTTTGAATGGGAAAGTTGTTAGTGATAAGTTTGGGAAGTTATTGGATCAGATGACTGCATACAGGGTTAAGGAAAGACCAAGTTCAGTTACGGAGATTTTGCTAGATTTGGGGATTGGGGAAAAAGCGTCTAATCCTGCTAATAATTCTGGTGTCTATAGTTTCAAAGCAGAGGAACTAAATGGAGTTAATAGAGTAACAGTCTCATATGCTAACCAGAAAAAGCAAGCAACAAAAACAACGCCTTCAGTTTCAGAATTTAAATTTACATATGTAAAGGCTCGCCTAGTTAGTAGCGGTTTTCTGGGATTAGGAACTAGAGTCGAGCTAGAGCATCAACATGGTAAAACTGAGTATATTCGTGAGAACTTAGGGAGTGGAGTAACTATAGATTTAGTTCGTATTCCTGCGGGTAAATTTATGATGGGAAGCAAGGAAGAGGCTCAACAGCAGCCAATTCATGAAGTGACTTTACAAGAATTTTGGATGGGCAAATATGTTATAACCCAAAAACAATGGCAAGTGGTTATGGGCAGTAATCCAGCGAAGTTCAAAGGTGAGAATTTGCCCGTAGAGAAGGTTTCTTGGGATGATGCAATGGAATTTTGTGAGAGAGTTTCAAAAAAGATTGGCAAGAAAATGCGCTTACCGACAGAAGCAGAATGGGAATATGCCTGTCGCGCTGGTACAACTACGCTCTTTCATTTTGGTGAGGCAATTACTGAGGATCTCGTTAATTACAATAAACAATTTAGCGGGAAAACGTTAGATGTGGAAGCTTTTTATCCTAATCAATGGGGGCTGTATCAGATGCACGGCAATGTTTGGGAGTGGTGTTTAGATGATTGGCATGATGACTACAACACGAAGCCATCACACCTAAAACAGAATGGAAATAATCCTTGGCGAGATGCAAACACGAACAAAAAGAATAATCGTTCTTATGTTCTGCGTGGTGGTTCTTGGGCTAACACTGTTTTCGGTTGCCTCTCGACGAGTCGCTCTAGGATTGACGAATTTGATTGGTGTGGTAGCGCTGGTTTTCGGGTTGTTATTTGA
- a CDS encoding transposase, with amino-acid sequence MSYNPEIHHRRSIRLQGYDYSQSGAYFVTICTFQRQHLFGEVNNGEMQLNVTGQIISAIWQKIPQHFPNVELDQFILMPDHLHGVIVISEQDKKSYSLATIIQNFKSISTRKINKITHNSGVSIWQRNYHERIVRSDQDLDRLRQYMLTNPENWKVIPE; translated from the coding sequence ATGTCTTACAATCCTGAAATTCATCATCGGCGCTCTATTCGTTTACAGGGGTATGACTATTCTCAATCAGGAGCTTATTTTGTAACTATTTGTACCTTTCAAAGACAACATCTATTTGGAGAAGTGAATAATGGGGAAATGCAGCTAAATGTCACAGGTCAGATTATCTCTGCGATTTGGCAAAAAATTCCTCAGCATTTCCCTAACGTGGAACTTGATCAATTTATCCTCATGCCCGATCACTTGCATGGAGTTATTGTTATTTCAGAACAAGATAAAAAGTCGTATTCATTAGCTACGATCATTCAAAACTTCAAATCTATTTCTACCCGCAAAATCAATAAAATCACTCATAATTCGGGCGTGTCTATCTGGCAACGAAACTATCATGAAAGAATTGTCAGAAGTGATCAAGACTTAGATCGTCTCCGTCAGTATATGCTGACTAATCCTGAAAACTGGAAAGTTATTCCTGAATGA
- a CDS encoding type II toxin-antitoxin system HicB family antitoxin, with protein sequence MLTTFTANYTKIDSGYMGQLIEWQEVITEGETLELCRESLQDALQEMIAAYKQQNKEIPSSKALIEQIPVEV encoded by the coding sequence ATGCTTACAACCTTTACCGCAAATTATACAAAGATTGACTCAGGTTATATGGGGCAACTCATTGAATGGCAAGAGGTAATAACTGAGGGTGAAACTCTCGAACTTTGTCGTGAATCTTTGCAAGATGCTTTACAGGAAATGATTGCTGCCTATAAGCAACAAAATAAAGAGATTCCTTCTAGTAAAGCTTTAATTGAGCAGATTCCTGTGGAAGTTTAG
- a CDS encoding putative toxin-antitoxin system toxin component, PIN family, whose amino-acid sequence MKSRIVIDTSVLISTLIGSTGASRELIRLCLQGEYQPLMGNNLFLEYESVILREEIITQCTLTKQEIFTLIDAFMSVCQWIDIYYLWRPNLRDEADNHLIELAIAGNAQIIATKNIKDFSNSDLIFPNLSILKPEQIVRR is encoded by the coding sequence ATGAAATCTCGAATTGTCATTGATACTAGTGTTTTAATCAGCACTCTAATAGGCTCCACTGGAGCAAGTCGAGAGTTGATTAGGCTCTGCCTTCAAGGAGAATATCAACCACTGATGGGAAACAACTTATTTTTAGAATATGAGTCAGTAATTCTCCGAGAAGAAATCATTACCCAATGTACTTTGACAAAACAGGAGATTTTTACCTTAATTGATGCTTTCATGAGTGTCTGTCAATGGATTGATATTTACTATTTGTGGAGACCTAACTTGAGAGACGAAGCAGATAACCATTTAATAGAACTAGCGATCGCAGGTAATGCTCAAATTATTGCCACAAAAAATATCAAAGACTTCTCAAACAGCGATCTCATCTTCCCCAACTTATCCATTCTCAAGCCAGAACAAATCGTTAGGAGATAA
- a CDS encoding toxin-antitoxin system HicB family antitoxin, translating to MATLTIRLPDDKHTRLKELAQSRGISVNKLMEELSTIVLAEFDTYNRFKVMAARGDVQEGLRILDKLDAKT from the coding sequence ATGGCAACTTTAACAATTAGACTTCCCGATGATAAACATACAAGATTAAAGGAACTAGCTCAGTCACGAGGAATTAGCGTCAATAAGCTTATGGAAGAATTATCAACTATTGTTCTAGCTGAATTCGATACCTACAACAGATTTAAAGTAATGGCAGCAAGAGGTGATGTCCAAGAAGGTTTACGCATACTGGATAAATTAGATGCAAAAACATGA
- a CDS encoding type II toxin-antitoxin system HicA family toxin — protein sequence MSVKRSDLVKYFEENGFYLLREGGNHSIYTNNIKTIPIKRHRTIDRITANAICKQAGITPKF from the coding sequence ATGTCGGTTAAACGCAGTGATCTGGTGAAATATTTTGAAGAGAATGGATTTTACCTGCTTAGGGAAGGCGGGAATCATTCCATTTACACCAATAATATCAAAACAATTCCAATTAAGAGACATCGGACAATTGATCGGATTACGGCAAATGCGATATGTAAACAAGCAGGGATAACACCGAAGTTTTAG
- a CDS encoding DUF2283 domain-containing protein, whose amino-acid sequence MKVKYDAEADILIFILQDDLPYDAISEQGGVIVSYNEAQEPVSIEFLNASKLQLFNPSETNLVISR is encoded by the coding sequence ATGAAAGTTAAATACGATGCAGAAGCAGATATTCTCATTTTCATCTTGCAAGATGATTTGCCATACGATGCAATATCCGAGCAAGGCGGCGTAATTGTCAGCTACAACGAAGCCCAAGAACCCGTTAGCATTGAATTTTTAAATGCCTCTAAGCTACAACTGTTTAATCCTAGCGAAACCAATTTAGTTATTTCCAGATAA